The following are from one region of the Advenella mimigardefordensis DPN7 genome:
- a CDS encoding c-type cytochrome, with the protein MKLSAFKRSVAALAVVVPCALFSQAFAQQAAAPKGDIEAAKGKISMCIGCHGIPEYRASFPEVYRVPKISGQNADYIVAALKEYKSGARTFPSMVAIAKSLSDQDMLDIAAYFSQVK; encoded by the coding sequence ATGAAGTTATCCGCTTTCAAGCGCTCAGTTGCTGCGCTCGCCGTTGTGGTTCCCTGTGCCCTCTTTAGTCAGGCATTTGCCCAGCAGGCCGCTGCTCCTAAAGGAGACATAGAGGCAGCCAAGGGTAAAATCTCTATGTGTATCGGCTGTCACGGCATTCCTGAATACCGCGCCAGCTTTCCCGAAGTTTATCGGGTTCCAAAGATTTCGGGCCAGAATGCGGATTACATCGTTGCTGCATTGAAAGAATACAAATCCGGTGCCCGCACATTCCCTTCCATGGTCGCGATCGCAAAAAGCCTGTCTGATCAGGATATGCTGGATATTGCCGCCTATTTCTCTCAAGTAAAATAA
- a CDS encoding c-type cytochrome: MKRVSILLSGAVCALVGMASAQAADLAAGKAAFEKNGCVACHGAAGDKTIAPMYPVLAGQHDDYLVHALTAYQRGISNAPNSANIRKNPIMGNEIKKLGAADIVNIAAWLSAQPGPLSHNRK, encoded by the coding sequence ATGAAACGCGTCTCTATTTTATTGTCAGGTGCTGTATGTGCACTCGTGGGTATGGCATCTGCCCAGGCGGCAGATCTGGCTGCCGGCAAGGCAGCATTTGAGAAAAACGGTTGTGTGGCCTGTCACGGCGCCGCCGGCGACAAAACCATTGCGCCAATGTACCCGGTCCTGGCAGGTCAGCATGACGACTATCTGGTTCATGCATTGACTGCATACCAGCGTGGCATAAGCAATGCGCCTAATTCGGCCAATATTCGCAAAAATCCGATTATGGGCAACGAAATCAAGAAACTGGGTGCCGCCGATATCGTTAATATCGCAGCATGGCTTTCTGCTCAGCCAGGCCCGCTGTCCCACAATCGCAAATAA
- a CDS encoding DUF1841 family protein yields the protein MFNPSRDQVRQFFTETWAKHRQHKILTPMESMALTWILQHPEYHEALENPDAAQQEFSVEKGQVNPFLHLSMHLAINEQVSIDHPPGIRSIYEQLAARTDEHHAMHEIMECLGQVIWESQRLGKPLDTDHYLELLRQHSTRH from the coding sequence ATGTTCAATCCATCCCGCGATCAGGTTCGCCAGTTTTTTACCGAAACCTGGGCCAAACATCGTCAGCATAAAATCCTTACGCCAATGGAGTCCATGGCGCTCACCTGGATTTTGCAGCACCCGGAGTATCATGAGGCACTCGAAAACCCGGATGCCGCCCAGCAGGAATTTTCGGTAGAAAAAGGACAGGTCAACCCGTTTTTGCATTTATCTATGCATCTGGCCATCAACGAACAGGTGTCCATCGACCATCCGCCAGGCATCCGCAGCATCTACGAGCAACTGGCTGCACGTACGGATGAACATCACGCCATGCATGAAATCATGGAGTGCCTGGGCCAGGTCATCTGGGAATCACAGCGCCTGGGCAAACCGCTGGATACCGATCATTATCTGGAACTGCTGCGCCAGCACTCCACCCGACATTGA